From Trichomycterus rosablanca isolate fTriRos1 chromosome 18, fTriRos1.hap1, whole genome shotgun sequence, the proteins below share one genomic window:
- the prdm15 gene encoding PR domain zinc finger protein 15: MAEQTQDDYIWCEECAQYHNSECPELGPVVTVRDSFVLSRARSSLPSSLEIRVVRGKTEGVFVLQKLVKRTRFGPFEAKHVQQLSADTPFPLKIFHGDGTVVCLDTSNEDDCNWMMLVRPATDHKHQNLTAYQQDDELYFNTSQDVLPGAELRVWYGAFYAKKMEKPVLKPPAIAPPSRGVVSGKPACTQDKSATPTPPASRETDGDQQLSPPVVSSPVQQVAVVVSSQTTSPPAPARAKKRLIRLRKKKRPKPEISKDPPAPDVPAVEADGDDVPLKPVKPVRCHVMSGKSALRRRLLKSGDHKRVYQCVLCNKVFQNSSNLNRHVRSHGDKLFKCDECDKMFSRKESLKQHISYKHSKNQPDVEYRYKCSTCEKSFRVENALKFHNCRTDDKTFQCEICSRFFSTNSNLSKHKKKHGEKLYACQVCNKMFYRKDVMQDHQRRHSLGSKNMKREEMEINGDEGTKYRKEPSACPICGKVFSCRSNMNKHLLTHGDKKYTCEICGRKFFRVDVLRDHIHVHFKDIALMDEQERESFIRKIGISMEDSEGNSDEEDEKDDPEHHKYSCKKCQVTFAKGRDYLKHIMEIHKERGYGCVICNRRFALKATYNAHLVIHREQLIDPAVQRYIHPCEMCGRIFNSIGNLERHKIIHTGVKSHSCDQCGKSFARKDMLKEHLRVHDDIRDYLCAECGKGMKTKHALRHHMKLHKGIKEYACKECNRKFAQKVNMLKHYKRHTGIKDFMCELCGKTFSERNTMETHKLIHTVGKTWSCSVCDKKYVTEYMLQKHVQLTHDKVEAQSCHLCGTKVSTRASMNRHVRRKHPEVVAVRIEDFVELEAPTIDASSIDIQQSPLPTVKPHRHSAPVKKKQKLQESLLTHSDGYREFTGKTDDFTTATAAAVTTATGGDETNSAVQNLQQVVVLTDPSAPHTTSTVNLTNIKLTPISTAPQFTSLQPVSVEPPLTLDSSILTVTFDPVSSSGVQEGGSAQSVTHFVNLTTLVNPIPHNLEAWRPIGGTADAGQVTADTAGAQDPHDPADSDTQLQQSSESVIGQNHQIQPQASGPTPSPAAAAPQMFSY; encoded by the exons ATGGCTGAGCAAACACAGGATGATTATATCT ggtgtgaggagtgtgCTCAGTACCATAACTCCGAGTGTCCTGAACTGGGTCCAGTCGTTACCGTCCGGGATTCGTTTGTGTTGAGTCGAGCGCG CTCGTCTCTGCCCAGCAGTCTGGAGATCAGGGTGGTGAGAGGAAAAACAGAGGGGGTGTTCGTCCTCCAGAAACTGGTTAAGAGGACACGCTTCGGTCCATTCGAGGCTAAACATGTTCAACAGCTCAGCGCAGACACGCCCTTTCCTTTAAAG atcttCCACGGCGATGGTACTGTGGTGTGTCTGGACACGTCGAACGAGGACGACTGTAACTGGATGATGCTGGTCCGACCCGCGACCGATCATAAGCACCAAAACCTGACGGCGTATCAGCAGGATGACGAGCTCTACTTCAACACCTCACAG gaCGTGTTACCCGGGGCGGAGCTGAGGGTTTGGTACGGAGCGTTCTACGCTAAGAAGATGGAGAAACCTGTACTGAAACCTCCCGCCATTGCTCCGCCATCAAGAG GGGTCGTATCTGGAAAGCCAGCGTGCACTCAGGATAAAAGCGCCACGCCGACACCGCCTGCCAGCAGAGAGACCGATGGAG ATCAGCAGCTCAGTCCACCTGTGGTTTCCTCACCTGTCCAGCAGGTGGCAGTAGTCGTCTCCTCTCAGACTACCTCTCCACCTGCACCAGCCCGAGCCAAAAAACGGCTGATCCGACTGCGCAAAAAGAAACGACCCAAACCTGAAATCAGCAAAG atcctCCTGCTCCAGATGTTCCAGCTGTGGAGGCTGATGGGGACGACGTTCCCCtcaaaccagttaaaccagtgCGCTGCCACGTCATGTCGGGGAA gtctgCTTTAAGGAGGCGGCTGTTGAAGAGTGGGGATCATAAGCGAGTGTATCAGTGTGTtctgtgtaataaagtgtttcagaacagcagcaacctgaacCGACACGTCCGGTCTcacg gtgataAGCTGTTTAAATGTGATGAATGTGATAAGATGTTCAGCCGTAAGGAAAGTCTAAAACAGCACATCTCCtacaaacacagtaaaaacCAG ccgGATGTGGAGTACAGGTACAAGTGTTCCACCTGTGAGAAGTCATTCCGGGTGGAAAACGCCCTAAAATTTCACAACTGCAGGACAG ACGATAAGACGTTTCAGTGTGAGATCTGCTCCAGGTTCTTCTCCACCAACAGCAACTTATCCAAACACAAGAAGAAACACGGAGAGAAGCTGTACGCCTGCCAGGTCTGCAACAAGATGTTCTACCGTAAAGACGTGATGCAGGACCACCAGAGACGCCACAGCCTGG gcTCGAAAAACATGAAGAGAGAAGAAATGGAGATAAACGGAGATGAAGGAACTAAATACAGGAAAGAACCGTCGGCGTGTCCCATCTGCGGCAAG GTCTTCTCCTGTCGCAGTAACATGAACAAGCATCTCCTGACTCACGGGGATAAGAAATACACCTGCGAGATCTGCGGCCGCAAGTTCTTCCGCGTCGACGTGCTGAGGGATCACATCCACGTTCACTTCAAG GATATCGCTTTAATGGACGAGCAGGAGCGCGAGAGCTTCATCAGAAAGATCGGAATATCCATGGAGGACAGCGAGGGGAACTCTGATGAGGAGGACGAGAAGGACGACCCCGAGCATCACAAATACAGCTGCAAGAAATGCCAG GTGACGTTCGCTAAAGGCCGCGATTACCTGAAGCACATAATGGAGATCCATAAAGAGCGAGGCTACGGCTGTGTGATCTGCAACCGCCGCTTCGCTCTCAAAGCTACGTACAACGCTCACCTGGTGATACACCGGGAACAGCTCATAGACCCCGCCGTGCAGAG GTACATCCACCCGTGTGAAATGTGCGGCCGCATCTTCAACAGCATCGGAAACCTGGAGAGACACAAGATCAtccacacag gggtaaAGAGTCACAGTTGTGATCAGTGTGGAAAGTCATTTGCGAGGAAGGACATGCTGAAGGAACATCTGAGAGTTCATGACGACATCAGAGACTACCTGTGTGCTGAGTGTGggaaag gtatgAAGACCAAACACGCCCTGCGCCACCACATGAAGCTCCACAAGGGCATCAAAGAGTACGCGTGTAAAGAGTGTAACCGAAAATTCGCTCAGAAGGTCAACATGCTCAAACACTACAAGAGACACACGG GTATAAAGGACTTCATGTGTGAGCTGTGCGGGAAAACCTTCAGCGAGAGGAACACCATGGAAACACACAAGCTCATTCACACAG tggggAAGACCTGGTCGTGTTCGGTGTGTGATAAGAAGTACGTGACGGAGTACATGCTGCAGAAACACGTCCAGCTCACCCACGATAAAGTGGAGGCTCAGAGCTGCCACCTGTGTGGAACTAAAGTATCGACACGAGCCTCCATGAACCGCCACGTCCGCCGTAAACACcccgag GTGGTGGCGGTGAGGATAGAAGATTTCGTGGAACTTGAAGCGCCGACGATCGACGCCTCGTCCATCGACATCCAGCAG agccCTCTCCCCACAGTGAAACCCCACAGACACTCGGCTCCGGTGAAGAAGAAGCAGAAGCTGCAGGAGTCACTTCTCACTCATTCAGACGGTTACCGAGAGTTCACCGGGAAAACCGACGACTTCACCACAGCAACAGCAGCAGCGGTGACCACGGCAACGGGGGGAGACGAGACCAACTCGGCCGTGCAGAATTTACAACAG GTGGTGGTCCTGACAGACCCCAGCGCCCCTCACACCACTTCCACAGTAAATCTAACCAACATCAAGTTGACGCCCATCAGCACGGCGCCACAGTTCACCAGCCTGCAGCCCGTCAGCGTGGAACCCCCTCTGACCCTGGACAGCTCCATCCTCACCGTCACCTTCGACCCTGTCAGCAGCTCTGGGGTGCAGGAGGGGGGGAGCGCTCAGTCCGTCACTCACTTCGTCAACCTCACGACCCTGGTTAATCCCATACCTCATAACCTGGAGGCCTGGAGACCTATCGGCGGCACCGCTGATGCCGGTCAGGTGACCGCAGACACGGCCGgcgctcaggacccccacgatCCAGCGGACTCTGATACGCAGCTTCAGCAGTCGTCAGAGAGCGTGATCGGGCAGAACCATCAGATCCAGCCTCAGGCTTCAGGGCCGACGCCctctccagctgctgcagcaccCCAGATGTTCAGCTACTGA